CTCCTGCAGGAACAGCTGCACTCGGTGCTCGACACCCTCTCCGAGCGGGAGGCGGGTGTGGTCTCGATGCGCTTCGGGCTGACCGACGGGCAGCCGAAGACCCTGGACGAGATCGGCAAGGTCTACGGCGTGACGCGCGAGCGCATCCGGCAGATCGAGTCCAAGACGATGTCGAAGTTGCGGCACCCCTCGCGCTCGCAGGTCCTGCGCGACTACCTGGACTGACGTCCACGTCGAACGAACGGCCCGACCGGAGCACTCCGGTCGGGCCGTTCGTGCGTGCGGCTCAGGCGGTGCCGGTCGTCGGTCGGGGCCCAGCCGGTCGGGGTCAGCGCAGGGTGAGCGCTCCGACGACCCAGACGGTGCTCGCCACCAGGGCAGCGGCGCCCTCGAGGGCGACGCTGAGGCCGACGTTCTTCAACGCCACGACCGTGGAGCGCCAGGCGTGGCGGCCGCGGTCGGGGACGTCGGCCGCGGCGAGCAGCTCACCGAGGAACACCCCGAGGACGAAGCCCAGCGGCAGCCCCAGGACGGGGACGACGAAGAACCCGACGACGCCCAGGACGGCGCCGAGCAGCAGGGTGCGCTTGCGGATGCCCGCGCGGGTCATCCGCTGGCCCGGGAGCAGGTACATGGCGACCTGACCGGCGCCCAGCAGGACGGCGACACCGGCGAACCAGGCCCAGGCCCACCCGCCCTCGGCGAAGGCCCAGGCCAGGGCGGCGAGCGCCACGAGGACGGTGCCCGGCAGGACGGGGACGACGATGCCGACGAGGCCGACGGCCATCGCCAGGGCGACGACGACGAGCCCGGCGTCACCCATGGTGACGCCGGGCTCGCCGGTCGTGCGGGGTCGGGATCAGCGCTCGTCGAGGGCGGCCGTCGACGACGTCGCCGCGAGCTTCTGCGACTCGTCGTGGATGTCGGCGCCCGCGGCGCGCAGGGCCTCGCGGTGCTCGCGGCCGTGGTGAGCGCAGAAGAGGAGCTCACCACCGGCGTTGAGCTGGACCCGCACGTAGGCCTGTGCGCCGCACCGGTCGCACCGGTCCGAGGCGGTCATGGGGCTCTGGCTGAGGGTGGTCATGGCGGTGGTCACTCCGCGACTCCTTCCGGGTCGTGCACGCTGGCGGGCAGCTGCTGCTCCCACCGGACACTCTTCCCCAACCTTCGGCAGCTCGCGCGCGTTCCCACGCCGTTGGAGCAACCCGTTCGCTCCTAGCGGAGGTGTCGTCGGTCACACCGGCGCCGCCGGGCGCCTCCGCGACCGGGTCGGCCCGGCCCCGTACCCTGCCCGGGTGACTCCCCCCAGCTCGACCCCCTCCGGCAACTCCGGCTCGGAGGACAAGTACACCGCCGCCAACCTGCTCGTCCTCGAGGGCCTGGAGGCCGTCCGCAAGCGGCCGGGGATGTACATCGGGTCCACGGACTCGCGCGGCCTCATGCACTGCCTGTGGGAGATCATCGACAACGCCGTCGACGAGGCCCTGGGCGGGCACTGCCAGGACATCGTCGTCGTCCTGCACGCCGACGGTTCGGTCGAGGTCCACGACGACGGCCGCGGCATCCCCGTCGACGTCGAGAAGCGCACCGGCCTGTCCGGCGTGGAGGTCGTCTTCACCCACCTGCACGCGGGCGGCAAGTTCGGCGGCGGGTCGTACTCGGCCTCCGGCGGTCTGCACGGCGTCGGCGCGAGCGTCGTCAACGCCCTCAGCTCCCGCCTCGACGTCCAGGTCGACCGCGGCGGCAAGACGTACGCGACGAGCTTCCGCCGTGGCGCGCCCGGCCGGTACGCCGGCGACGGTCCCGACGCCCCCTTCACCCCGGCCACGGGTCTGGAGGTCGTCGGTCGCGCCAAGCGCGGTGCGACGGGGACGCGCGTGCGCTACTGGGCCGACACGCAGGTGTTCCTCAAGGACGCGGAGTTCTCCCTCGCCGACCTCACCGCGCGGGCCCGCCAGACGTCCTTCCTCGTCCCGGGGCTGCGCATCGTCGTGCGCGACGAGCGCTCGGGCGACCCGGCGCAGGTGACCGAGGAGGTGTTCCAGCACGACGGCGGCATCGGGGAGTACGTCGACTTCCTCACTCCCGACGCGCCCGTGACGGACGTGTGGCGGTTGCAGGGGGAGGGCACGTTCACCGAGACGGTGCCCGTCCTCGACGACTCCGGCCACATGGACATGCAGGACGTCCAGCGCCACTGCGTGGTGGACGTCGCGCTGCGCTGGGGCACCGGGTACGACCCGACGGTGCGCACGTTCGTGAACATCATCGCCACCCCCAAGGGCGGCTCGCACCTGTCCGGCTTCGAGCAGGGCCTGTACGCGGCCGTCAAGGCGCAGGTCGACGCCCAGGCCCGACGCCTGAAGGTCGGCAAGGACGAGAAGCTGGAGAAGGACGACGTCCTCGCCGGCATGACCGCCGTCATCACCG
Above is a window of Kineococcus mangrovi DNA encoding:
- a CDS encoding DNA gyrase/topoisomerase IV subunit B, whose protein sequence is MTPPSSTPSGNSGSEDKYTAANLLVLEGLEAVRKRPGMYIGSTDSRGLMHCLWEIIDNAVDEALGGHCQDIVVVLHADGSVEVHDDGRGIPVDVEKRTGLSGVEVVFTHLHAGGKFGGGSYSASGGLHGVGASVVNALSSRLDVQVDRGGKTYATSFRRGAPGRYAGDGPDAPFTPATGLEVVGRAKRGATGTRVRYWADTQVFLKDAEFSLADLTARARQTSFLVPGLRIVVRDERSGDPAQVTEEVFQHDGGIGEYVDFLTPDAPVTDVWRLQGEGTFTETVPVLDDSGHMDMQDVQRHCVVDVALRWGTGYDPTVRTFVNIIATPKGGSHLSGFEQGLYAAVKAQVDAQARRLKVGKDEKLEKDDVLAGMTAVITVRLAEPQFEGQTKEVLGTAAVRGIVRKVVEGELNAVLTSGKREDKAQAGAVLDKVVTEMKSRISARLHKETQRRKNALESSSLPPKLKDCRSDDVANTELFLVEGDSALGTAMGARDSEYQALLPLRGKILNVQKASVTDMLKNAECASIIQVVGGGSGRSFDLASVRYGKIVLMTDADVDGAHIRTLLLTLFFRYMRPLIDAGRVFAAVPPLHRVEVNGAGRREREVVYTYSDAELRRVTTDLTRRGRTYKEPQRYKGLGEMDEDQLAETTMERAHRTLRRVTVSDGAVAERVFELLMGNDVAPRKDFIIAGAENLDRDRIDA
- a CDS encoding DUF456 domain-containing protein encodes the protein MGDAGLVVVALAMAVGLVGIVVPVLPGTVLVALAALAWAFAEGGWAWAWFAGVAVLLGAGQVAMYLLPGQRMTRAGIRKRTLLLGAVLGVVGFFVVPVLGLPLGFVLGVFLGELLAAADVPDRGRHAWRSTVVALKNVGLSVALEGAAALVASTVWVVGALTLR
- a CDS encoding DUF7455 domain-containing protein is translated as MTTAMTTLSQSPMTASDRCDRCGAQAYVRVQLNAGGELLFCAHHGREHREALRAAGADIHDESQKLAATSSTAALDER